DNA from Coffea arabica cultivar ET-39 chromosome 10c, Coffea Arabica ET-39 HiFi, whole genome shotgun sequence:
AATACGAAAATGAAACTTGGATTCGATTACCAACTCTATCAATAGGAAAAGATGTACAACATAAGCTACACAGCATCATGTAAATTACTCTGATTTAGAACTATAAAACATGAAAACCTAAAGGACAAATGGAAAAAGCAAAGTCAAGTGAGGAGTCCAACGGTTCAAATGGTAAAGTAGAAaggaagcaaaagaaagaagggcaaattacactttactctcctgtggtttagtatttttgtacataaccctcatatagtttcaaaaactatacataacttCTTCATGATttagattaaagtgtcaaagtgataAAATTTGTAATCCATAATGGAGCcacctaaaatataaaaaaatccctatgtaaagttgaaaactATTTATTTACCATAGGAGGgctatgtgtatattttgaaaaccataagggggttatatgataAACCATTAAACTATAagagggttatatggtaaaacataaAACCATACGAAGTTAGTGTGTCatgcatattatatttatatattttggtcacttcacccattttaatttttaaacacgggtaatttcaacattttcatgGATTTCGTTATGAATAATCATTTccatcactttgacactttaatccaaatcatgaggaggttatgtatagtttttaaaatcatAGGGAAGTTATGTACAAAAATACTAAATCACGgggataaagtgtaatttgcccacGAAAGAAACAAACCAGGATGGAGATGATGGAAGTAGGACGGATTTACACTGGGGGCACGGGCCCCCACTGCCCTCTTAAATTTCTATAATACCTATAAAAATTTGATATAATTTCAAGTGTGCCCCCTTAAGTTTTGTGTATCTATTGGTTTATATGCTCTTAAAGTTGCCTTTGGTTTTACTTGTTGTTACATCTACTGTAGAAAGTGTTTTTTTAATTATGAAAATAGTGAAGAATCGGTTACGAAATAGAATGGAAGAAACTTGGATGAATGATTGTTTAGTTAtttatattgaaaaaaatatactTCGTAAAGTTCAAAATGAAAAGATTGTAAACCGtaatcaaaatatgaaaactcgtCATGAGTAATTGTAAAtggtttagtttgttttttgaaataaaaatattattacattaataatttgaatttgtctttttatgtttttcatggaatacatgcatcatttgtacttgtcggtgaatatttttttcttaaaaaattagaaaaagagtaaataaaaaattttagagttgCTTTTACTGCCACTgaattttttctggctccgccactgGATGGAAGTAATAATGTTTGTTTTGTAGAAGCTAGGAAATGAATAAGCAACAAATGCTCCGCAGACTGGCATAAGGGATCCTAAACCTATCCACAAATATACATTTCCAGCTGCAGTTGCCACTGATTCTCCGAGGGGTCCCCTGAGATAGCCGATGAGATTGCATTCTACCTCAAGAAATACAAACCTATCAAGACTTCCACTACCTGTTCGATTGAATTAAACTTCTCCGTTTATTAGTTAAACTTGGTAtgcttgcatttttttttttttttagtcctTTCATCACAATTTCAGTTCATTTTTCACACAAACCTATTCAGCTTCTTCCGATAGGTGTCTGCCAACTTGAAAATTAAATGAACTAACTAAACCAGCAGAGGAAAATTGGttgaaaaatagaaattttagtttttgcTCCTTCTAATTAAAGGCAGGACACAACCAAACCTGAAATATTGTGTTCCAATTCAACACGAGCATGGTCTGACTATCTGAGATTGTACACTATCTCTTTTGATTCCTAGACCACTAAAGTTGTCACATTTGATGAATTGTCAAACTActtaaattttacatatatatttttattcaagGTCATAATTTTTGATAAATACTTTAAAGTTTTGCAGTCATATGTTTGAAAAGCTAAAAAATACATATAAATCATTGACTACAGAATAAGATGGATCCTTTTTTGAATACTCATTAAGTCTAACTCTCAGGTATTATTTCATCAGCTTAAAGATCTATTTACACTTTCCCAAAGTTAAGCTATGCTAAAAGATGCTCTGAGCCTTGCTAATTGCTTTAATACTAACTACAGCAACATTCAGCGCAGACAGGTCCGCAGTATCTGTTTTTGCCGATTTTGACACCTGGCGCAGGATAGAGTGGGTGGGTcactaaaataatatttataaatacaaAATGGTAATTTTAGTATACATAAAATATCCAATAAATGCTTTTAGATACTAATTATTTTACGTAGACAAATATATAATGAACATATAACTATTAATAGAAGACTCAGGGTGCATTTGATAATATTGAAATctaaaaactgaaatctaaaatttgaatccattaaattattaaattattaagcaGTAATTTAATACATTTGAATGTAGTGAATatcttatcacttatttttgagagtaagttttatttagaaaatttaataccacttaatgaatttaaatgttcaatttttagttatcaaataCATCTAAACAGTTAAGATCTGAATATATTaagtttaagtgttgaattgagttatcaaatagggacttaatttcattttattgcacttttacataataaattatatagtcaaatataaaacaaaattgtgtCACTTGTTTACAAGGATATAGCATCATTTTAATGGGAGGGAGAAAGAATGGGTTGGATGGTTTAAGGGGAGGAAATGTAAGTGAGAGATCTTGAATTCGAATCCTCtcatttatactaatatatatatatatatatatatatatatatagcattatttttattattttatttttgtttaaaataataattttctaacTACTCAAGTATTGTCACATAATGACAAAATTTTTAGTTTAAAAGTTAAAAGGAttaattgtataaaaaaaagtGAACAACTTTATTTAAAAAGTTAGttatcaaataaaaactaaacaagTGGTAAAATCTTATGTATATTTGAATAAAGATCTAATcttcaaatatcaaaaacatatatatatatatatatatatatatatatatatatatatatatagtttaaaaagtaAAGACCTAAGTAGAAAATAGGATGGGTCCCAGTTGAACGATAAGATGGGTCCTACTTGAATGATCAAATAGGTTTGACCGGGTCAACTTCTTATGTGATTAGTCATTCTGGCTAAACAGTTCAACCACTTTTTTTATAGGATCTATATTTGacaattggaaaattttgacaaattatAAATGCttgcatgaattttttttccaatttcatTTGTAGTCTTATTTTTTACATTCTGTCAAATAGGTCTTATGGATTTAGTCATATTAAATAAGTATTTTTCATTTAAAGTTTAAAACATCATAAGAGACCTAGATAGTTTTATCGTATATGTAAATGGAATATATTTAGAAGGGAAAATCGTCTTAAACGTtcttcacattttgtaaaatgacttttttcgtcccttacttttaaaagtgtacttTTACGTCGCTTAtaaattcacattgatcaaatttgatccctacCTCAGTTTTCGACTAATTTTTTGCCGAAATTCATCACATGTCTTGCATATGATTATTTTTTAggagcaaaattatcaaatcaaaatttacataatccaaatatagtcccttacattttacaaaatgaattgattcgtccctcacatttcacaaaataaattttttcatccctcacatttcataatatatacatgaattaaaaaaaaagttatttgtacacatgatcaatgagagataaaaatatttattttgtaaaatatgaggaatgaaaaaaatcattttgtgAAACGTGAgggacgaaacaattcattttgataaatgtgagggacaaaaaaatttattttgttaaatgtgagggactatcgATCGAAtcatgtaaattttgatttgacgattttgcccttaaaaaatgatcatgtgcaaAACACGTGATGGATTTCGACTAAAAATTAATCAGAAACCTAGATAGagatcaaatttgatcaatacaAATATGTAAGGAACGTAAaagtacacttttaaaagtaaaggatgaaaaaagttattttgcaaaatatAAGAGACGCTTTAAACGATTTTCCCTATTTAGAATGTCATCCAATTTTTTGCTCCAGCCATCCAATTGGACTCAAGCGACTTACTACACCGTTTGAGTTTCAAAACACTAATTTTCTTAACTAATGTCTGCGTGGTACTATAATTAATGTTAGGGTTAATTTCAcatacctcccctgagattttgACAATTGCAGAACGCTTCCctcaaattctaaaaattacacctacctccactattttcactatttaagtaataTTCTAGGCCCAAAAAGCtatactttttctcaaaatttctataatgcccttgagttataattcccaacaaaaatgtaaaggaaaaaaatggttcACAGTCTGTATTTCATTTATCTTTACTTACTATCACTATTGCCTATCcatcaacatccaaatcacCATTAAATAAATACTTATCTTTGTTCCAATGTTCCTCTCTTacctaaaaattttttatgcaAACCATTGTATCAACTCTAAATGCTACATCAGATACCCAAAACCTTACCTATAATCTCATATCAATATCAATTTTATTTAATACACAACAATATTCGTCAATATTCCTAAATTTCAATTCCATGACTGCCACGtttttaatacaaaataatCTAAACCATCACTACTAATATCAATATGCAATATACTCCATTGGCATAgagttcaaaatcaatcaaattctctCTATAGATATAGCATCAATAAttgtaaataaaaaatagaaacacaatacaattataaatatataccaAAAATACTTATTTTCATAACAACTATAACAGTATAAACTATATTTAGTTCCtatccttaatttttattttttttatcattgtcACTGTATTCATCTCCATCTAGTTTGATAATGAAATTAGCACTCAATTTGTCATTTGACAATTTCGATTTGCTAATGCCTATCAAAAAATGGAAACAAAAATGGGTACAAGAAAGctatttaataaaaaaaaatcaagaattagGAATAGATACCAAGATATGTAAGTATTGGTGATTTGGTGTGTATGGTAATTTTATTAGTGGTGACATTACACATTtggttgataataataaataaatgagtTTGAAAGGAAAATAGATATAGGAGGAAGATGATAGATAGTTAAATGGAAAAAACTATAATTTGGATTATTGGTTGATAATAAATGAGAAAGCTTTAATAttgaatagagtttttcaatgaGTTGACAATTAATGAAGGGCACTGTTGTCTTTTTATCACACTAAGGGAGGTGTTCATAATTATGTAAATCTCAAGAGAATCGAGTGAAATTATcgaaaacctcaggggaggtttatgaaattatcccttaatgtTATCTAAATAGGGGACGAAGTGTCATTTAAAAATATGAGGGGAACTAAGTGAAATTATCATAACCTCAAGGGACGCTTGGGAGATTCCCAAACAAAAAAGTATTTCTAAGCTAGAGGTATGGGCATTTGAGGGATCTTAGACTCTTTTATCGACTTTACATGAGGAATTAAGGATAAAGGAACTTTGACATTGCCAGGTTCATTTCTGAAGTTTGTAAATTCTCTAACTGGTCATACAAATATAACACGTAGAATAGTTAATACCTTGTGATGATGCATAAACATAATCACCAATTGTACTCTACCATGTGACAGTAGGGGCTGCTCATTAAGGAGAAAATCATTTTTCAATATTTAGGCACATGCTGCGTCATACCTGTAAATGCCTCTATCTTGGTATTCTTCTTCTCATCCTAAATTCTGTTCTAATTCCAAGTTCCCACTCTCTTTTACAGGTCTTATTTATTACATCTGCTATCAGAGCTCATAATCCTTGGATAGCCCTATTGAATCCAGTTCTGATGGCACAAGGCATGAGGATTACAATCTCTAGAAGAACATGGTCGTGAGCAAGATGCTCGGATTTAAGAGATCTTAGATCACAAATCTTTAGAAAGGAAATTAGTTGAGGAGAGGATGAATTCCGTCACCTTAGTTACCTCCTATCTCCCTCTCATTTTCATTCACCATATGCACAGACGACACAGTGAAACTCTCCGATTGAAACAATTTCGGCTGAAACGAACAGAGCTAgagtcaaaaagaaagaaatcaaagGCTAGAATTTGATTATGGAAGTTTGATAACTCGTACAAATTACATCAAAGTTCTGCAAAAAGAGGCTAGCTATTATGCTGGAGCAGTCCTTTCAAGACTAATATTTTCCTTAGAGAACGATTTTTCTAAGAAGGCAAAGGCTACTAGACCTAGGAAACCTAGTCCAGCAAGAAGCCAATAGAAATAATCAAGATGTGCTCGattcaagttgttagaaaaccAACTATCCcttccattttgacttgttatTTCATCAATGACAAATATGAGCAAGCTGCTTAAGAAGTTCCCTACTCCAAGTGCaccaaaagaaagagagaggccAATACTTCTTAATTCTGTAGGTACCTGATCATAGAAAAACTTCTGCATTCCCACAACGGTGAACACATATGCTATTGAACACAACATATTTTGAGGCACCAACAACCAGAAACTCATAGGAACTGTTGAATTTGGGATATCAATTAGACCATATTCTTGAGCaattccaagtcttttcttctcAACTAGAGCTGCAATAACCATATCCAGTACAGATATTGTCATCCCGATTTTTATTCTCTGGAATTCTGTTATTCCCGAGGGATTTTCTGTCACAATTCTTGCTAATGGCACAAAGACTCGGTCATATATTGGAGTGCAGCACATTGTCGTAAGTGGGATGAACACCCGAAGGGAAGCTGATGGGATATTGAAGCTTTGCCCTATTGATTTGTCCACTCCGGTTGCTTGCTTGGTAAAAAATGTGGGAACTTGTGCCCAGGCAATTGCGTACATTAAACAAGAAGACCATATGGGGAGCAGCTTTAGAGTTTTCTTTACTTCTGTATGCTTTCTCCTGGAGGAACCTGAGATGATGTTTTCCTTTGTATCATCTTTCTTGGCATGCAAAACTTTGTTGGGAAACCTGATGAGGAAATGCTGCATTAATTAAGGTTTTTGTttataaatggaaaaaaaaggatataacTTTCAGAAGAAGAACCTTACGTTCCTATTTTCATCATGCATTACAATAAAGCAGTTCCAAACGAAAAACTATCTAATCCATCAAGTGATGGCACTTAAACTTATCCTGCTCTGATAAGCATGTTTCTTACTCGTGAGTTGGAATGATTTGTTGAGGATTATTTTGCGAAGCTTCTTGATCGTCTTCATGCGAGCAAGGGCATGTATCATCTCTTCTAATAGCAAAGCGGTAAGTTCTATGTCCCAGTAAAAGTAGGACGAGCCCAATTACCATTGCTAGACATGGAATTCCAAAACCAATTCCCCACCCTATATTTTCTTGAATGTAGGGTAAGATCAGATATGCTAAAGCAACACCTAAAGACAATCCaaaaagccaccaattgaaaaATGAGGTATTGGCTTTGCTTTCTTCTTGATGTTGTCGATCAAATTGATCAGCTCCGAAGACTTGTATGGTGGATTGATATCCTTGCGCCAATGCTACCAAGTATAGCGAGGCGAAAAATAAAACCTGCAGTTCAGTAGATGGGACAGCTGCAATCCTGCTCGTTTCTTGATTGTTTGAAATAAGTGCAACTGCTAGGGTCGAAAAGCCGAGTCCCTGTTCGTTCCATTCATCTTTAAGAATGCCATatgcaaatgagacattttctATATGGTTTCAAGATAGATATTTCATGGTACATTGTGTTTAGAAGCACAAAGTATATTAAAGCAGGAAGGCTATAGACACAAGCGGATTCGTATCTGGGACAGACATGCTTCAATTTTAACATGTGCTAATGTGTAAAGAATGATCGACATTTGAGAACTGTTTTACTAGGATGTATGAGGAATATTTATGAGTTATAGGACAAATTGCTAAATACCCTGTGGTTTTAGCTATTACTACTTGACCCTTCTAACGTTTCAAAATATTCACATATTAGATATTACAGCtttatgtaaagtgaaaatttgatagagaataGTATCCATAAAATTGTTAGTTGAAATAGCAATATTGCCTCTTACTTAAGTAATAAACATAATAAGAGGCTAAAAACTTTGCATAAAATTATAAGGGAGTaagtgaatatatatatatatataaaatgattAGAATACCACGAACAAATCCACTATGAATACCAACCACAAATGCTTACTAATCTTGGTGTCTATttacaattttctctctttcaTTACTCTTAAACAGTTTCTTTGCatctatttttgttttcaatttttggtgggtattagcaaattgaaattgtCAAACAACAATTTCAGTGATGATTTTATTGTTAAACTAAAATTAAGGGTGGGAATAGAAGAGGGACTAAATAATTTATGATTGTTGTGGAGAAAAATATTCTTAGTATGTTTATAATTGCATTGTGTTTCTATTTTCATTTGTAATTATTGGTGATGGCATTCCTACAGAGACAAAAATTGACTAATTTTGAATTCCATACTGATGAAGTATATTAGGTGTTGGTATTTGTGGCGATAACTTAGAATATTTTGTATTAGAAATGTGGTAGCCATGAAATTGCAGTTTAGAGATAATGCTGAATTCAATATTTGTTTGGTGTTAAgcaaaatttgagtttaatATGAGATTGTAAACAAGCTTTTGGCATATGATGTAGTATTTTTAGTTGATTCAATGGTTTGCACTGGAAGTCTTTAAGTAAAAGAGGGATTTTGGAGCAAACATAAGTGTTTATTTAATAGTGATTTGGATGTTAATAGGTAATTAAACATAGGTGATAGCAAACAAGGATCGATAAACGAAATAGAGACAATTTgaaccatttttttccttttatttttattgtgaatTATAACCTAAGGGTATTCTGGGATTTTTGAGAAAAGGCCTAGCCTTCTCGACCTAGAATGTTACTTCAATAATGAAAACAAGATAGGCTGAGTGTAATATTTAAAACTGAAGGGGAACTAGCTGcaattgtgaaattatcccattaGAATTGACCCCATTCATCAGCTCGGTTGGTTGCACGCAACTAGAATTTTAGGTACCATCATTAAGGCATTAAGCATACCCAAGTTGACAACACATCTGATCTACTTTTGTGGATTTTGAAACGATAACAAGGAAGTGGACATGAAAATTGGAGTAGAGGCACATGTATAGTTGTCTTAAATTGCAAAATACTGGTCCCAAGCGAAATAGGGACAGTGGGTTGCAATTGCGATCATAAGAGTCAAAATCTTGGCATAGCTGAAAAagaaacataaaaaagaaaaaaaaaaaagaaaaaagatctTGGCCTTGCATTGTAAGAGAAGTAAGTTGACCAGATGACCTAGATTTGCCTCTCATCTAAAATGTAATCTGTCTGGGCATATGTGGTGGGAGTTCGTCCAGCACCAACTGCCTGTGCATGGTACGCAGACAAACTAGTTAACCACGTTTACACACCACGGCCACATGCCAAAACTTCACATAGTTTCAAGTCTCATATTGATGCGATTACCAACTCCAGTGGCAGATATAGATTGATAAATTAACATCGGCCATATAAAATTGTGTGTTTTACGTGAATTTCCCTAATTATCTGCCAGATTTACAATGCCATTAGGCACtgtgaaattttcttatgaaACGTAAATGAAGGGACTAATGGAAAAACAAAGGCAAGTGAGAAGTCTAGCACAATTAACTAAAAATTGTTCGAATGGAAGAGTTaggggggaggaagaagaagaaagaaacaaacCAGGATGTAGAGGATGGAAGAAATGATGTTGGTTTGATAGAGGCCAAGAAATGAATCGGCAACTATTGCTCCAAAAACTGGCATCAAGGATCCTAAACCTGTCCACAAATTTACATTTCCAGCTGCAATTGCCATGGACTGTCCAAGCGGCCCCGTCAGATAGTTTACGAGATTGCATTCTATCCCGCGAAATGCAAACCTCTCAAGACTTCCACCACCTGTTCAGTTAATGTGGAGTTACTCCCTTTCATCAAATTTCCAATTCAAATAGGTGTGTCCACCAACTTAAGAACCAACTAATCTAATCAAAACCGACTGAGGAAAATTAGGTGAAAgatataaaattttgtttttgatgTTTATAGAGGCAGGAAGTTACAAAATCCTGTTACATTATGGCCCAATTCAACATCTAGATTTTGGAGTCTAAGTTGAGTCATTAATGCAAATAGTAAGAGTCTGATATTTCTAGTGCTTCAACTCTATAAATTCTCTATAAATATTCATGgtcctgcattttttttttcactttgctactatggatttttaaaaaaaattcaaagaaagtaacaaaaaacaaaagattcaatAGAAAGGAAG
Protein-coding regions in this window:
- the LOC113714495 gene encoding protein NRT1/ PTR FAMILY 5.10 isoform X3, whose product is MAISTAKGSRNLEAVTPLLVRDDDEVLEGYVDYRGYPSKRSKSGGWRSASLILGGGSLERFAFRGIECNLVNYLTGPLGQSMAIAAGNVNLWTGLGSLMPVFGAIVADSFLGLYQTNIISSILYILGLGFSTLAVALISNNQETSRIAAVPSTELQVLFFASLYLVALAQGYQSTIQVFGADQFDRQHQEESKANTSFFNWWLFGLSLGVALAYLILPYIQENIGWGIGFGIPCLAMVIGLVLLLLGHRTYRFAIRRDDTCPCSHEDDQEASQNNPQQIIPTHEFPNKVLHAKKDDTKENIISGSSRRKHTEVKKTLKLLPIWSSCLMYAIAWAQVPTFFTKQATGVDKSIGQSFNIPSASLRVFIPLTTMCCTPIYDRVFVPLARIVTENPSGITEFQRIKIGMTISVLDMVIAALVEKKRLGIAQEYGLIDIPNSTVPMSFWLLVPQNMLCSIAYVFTVVGMQKFFYDQPKLFQSESFTVSSVHMVNENEREIGGN
- the LOC113714495 gene encoding protein NRT1/ PTR FAMILY 5.10 isoform X2 — encoded protein: MQSRKLSDGAAWTVHGNCSWKCKFVDRFRILDASFWSNSCRFISWPLSNQHHFFHPLHPDEWNEQGLGFSTLAVALISNNQETSRIAAVPSTELQVLFFASLYLVALAQGYQSTIQVFGADQFDRQHQEESKANTSFFNWWLFGLSLGVALAYLILPYIQENIGWGIGFGIPCLAMVIGLVLLLLGHRTYRFAIRRDDTCPCSHEDDQEASQNNPQQIIPTHEFPNKVLHAKKDDTKENIISGSSRRKHTEVKKTLKLLPIWSSCLMYAIAWAQVPTFFTKQATGVDKSIGQSFNIPSASLRVFIPLTTMCCTPIYDRVFVPLARIVTENPSGITEFQRIKIGMTISVLDMVIAALVEKKRLGIAQEYGLIDIPNSTVPMSFWLLVPQNMLCSIAYVFTVVGMQKFFYDQVPTELRSIGLSLSFGALGVGNFLSSLLIFVIDEITSQNGRDSWFSNNLNRAHLDYFYWLLAGLGFLGLVAFAFLEKSFSKENISLERTAPA
- the LOC113714495 gene encoding protein NRT1/ PTR FAMILY 5.10 isoform X1: MAISTAKGSRNLEAVTPLLVRDDDEVLEGYVDYRGYPSKRSKSGGWRSASLILGGGSLERFAFRGIECNLVNYLTGPLGQSMAIAAGNVNLWTGLGSLMPVFGAIVADSFLGLYQTNIISSILYILGLGFSTLAVALISNNQETSRIAAVPSTELQVLFFASLYLVALAQGYQSTIQVFGADQFDRQHQEESKANTSFFNWWLFGLSLGVALAYLILPYIQENIGWGIGFGIPCLAMVIGLVLLLLGHRTYRFAIRRDDTCPCSHEDDQEASQNNPQQIIPTHEFPNKVLHAKKDDTKENIISGSSRRKHTEVKKTLKLLPIWSSCLMYAIAWAQVPTFFTKQATGVDKSIGQSFNIPSASLRVFIPLTTMCCTPIYDRVFVPLARIVTENPSGITEFQRIKIGMTISVLDMVIAALVEKKRLGIAQEYGLIDIPNSTVPMSFWLLVPQNMLCSIAYVFTVVGMQKFFYDQVPTELRSIGLSLSFGALGVGNFLSSLLIFVIDEITSQNGRDSWFSNNLNRAHLDYFYWLLAGLGFLGLVAFAFLEKSFSKENISLERTAPA
- the LOC113714495 gene encoding protein NRT1/ PTR FAMILY 5.10 isoform X4, which produces MAIAAGNVNLWTGLGSLMPVFGAIVADSFLGLYQTNIISSILYILGLGFSTLAVALISNNQETSRIAAVPSTELQVLFFASLYLVALAQGYQSTIQVFGADQFDRQHQEESKANTSFFNWWLFGLSLGVALAYLILPYIQENIGWGIGFGIPCLAMVIGLVLLLLGHRTYRFAIRRDDTCPCSHEDDQEASQNNPQQIIPTHEFPNKVLHAKKDDTKENIISGSSRRKHTEVKKTLKLLPIWSSCLMYAIAWAQVPTFFTKQATGVDKSIGQSFNIPSASLRVFIPLTTMCCTPIYDRVFVPLARIVTENPSGITEFQRIKIGMTISVLDMVIAALVEKKRLGIAQEYGLIDIPNSTVPMSFWLLVPQNMLCSIAYVFTVVGMQKFFYDQVPTELRSIGLSLSFGALGVGNFLSSLLIFVIDEITSQNGRDSWFSNNLNRAHLDYFYWLLAGLGFLGLVAFAFLEKSFSKENISLERTAPA